CTTCATATTGATGGAGAAAGTCAATTGCCCTACTCAACCACCTATTTTGATACTGAAAACAACAAAATGTTTGCGGCACATCACAATGGAAAATTAAACCGATTTAAAATCCGAAAAAGAAGTTATGTGAACTCAGGCATCAGCTTTCTGGAAAGTAAATTTAAGAACAACAAGGGACGAACCATTAAAAAACGCATTCCCTGCACAACGCCCAATGGTAGTTTTAACAGCACCGAATGTGAGTTTATAGATATGGTAACGCCATTTTCTACCAGCGAGCTTAAGCCCTCTTTAATCAACCGTTTTTCACGATTAACTCTGGTAAATAAAAATTTCAGAGAGCGCTGCACCATCGACCTAAACCTCGAGTTTGAAACAAAAGATAAAGTTGTACCACTTAACAACCTTGTGATTGTTGAAATCAAAGCCGATGGAAAATCATCAGCCTCGCCACTTGCACTTGCTTTGCGCGAAAGCAGAATCAAGACCAGTGGTTTTAGCAAATACTGTGTGGGCAGAAGCATTACCGATCCACAACTTAAGATCAATGCTTTTAAACCAAAAATTCGAAAAATTGAGAAAGTTATCCAAACAAATATTCATCTAATCTAATTAATACATGCTAGACTTACTACAAATTACCGACACCATACAAAATGCAATTCCGGCCGTTAGCGAAGTAACTTCGTGGGAAGAAGAACTGCGATTCTTAGGAATCAAAATCATTAATGTAGGCGATTTTACCGAACTCATCGTCCGATTTATTTTTAACACAGCACTTATTTTTGCGGTAACACACGGCATGTATGCTAAAAACAGCAGCCGAAAAGATTTTTATTTCAGTTACCTGGCCATTGGAGTTATCGTATTTCTACTTTGCTTCTTGTTAAATAGTGTAAAACTAGAATTGGGATTTGCCCTGGGTTTATTTGCCATTTTTGGAATTATCCGTTACCGAACCGATGCCATTCCCATAAAGGAAATGACCTATCTGTTTATCATCATTGGTATATCAGTAATGAATGCCCTTTCGAACAAAAAGGTAAGCTATGCCGAGTTGATGTTGACCAACACCCTAATTATTGCCGGTCTTTGGTTCCTAGAAAAAAGACTCATGCTAAAGCAGGAAAAATCGATTAAACTGATTTACGAGAAAATTGAAAATGTAAATACTGAAAATCATGAAGCCATGATGACCGACTTTCAGGAAAGAACAGGCATTAACATCAGCAGATTCGAAATTGAGAAGATCGATTTCCTGAGAGATGTAGCTGAAATAACCCTTTACTACAATGTAAACGGACAAAACAAATAAAAAAAATAACCAAACAAGAAACAATATGAAAAAATACATCATAATTACCCACAGCCTTATTCTATTGCTTTTGATAATGGTTTTTCCGGTAAAAGCCCAGGAAGTAGAGAATGATTTTCAGGCCAGAACTTCACTTAGCCTGAGTACAAAACTATCGAAGAAACTAAAACTAAGTTTCAGTCCTGAATTGCGATTCGACGACAGCTTTAGTATCGACAAAACAGTTTTGGAAGGAGCCGCATCCTACAAATTAATCAAGAACCTGTCATTGGGAGCCGCTTACCGTTTCTACTCCAACAAAAGAGAAACAAAAAGCACCGAATACTACAGCAGATATGATCTTAGCCTGAAGTACAAAAAATCGTTCAATCGATTCGAACCTTCGCTAAAAGTAAGCTATGCCAACTATTCCGACGACGATGCAGAAAGTGATGTACTGCGCTACAAAGCTGCTGTGGAATACGACATTAAAAAAAGCAAATTTACTCCTTATGCAGGATTAGAAGCCTTTCAGGAAACAAGCAATAGCGAATTGCTAAAAATGCGCTATTTCGTTGGTTCTGATTACAAAATCAATAAGAAAAACTATATCAATATTAATTACAAGTTCGACTATTTTCAGAACGAATACAAAAACAAACACATTGTTAGCATTGGCTATAAACTAAAATTTTAAAACCCCACTACCATGAAAAACAAATACATATACCTATTGGCAATTTTAATGGCAACAAGTTTTGCTTGTCGCGATGATGAGTCTGTTGAAGAAGTAACTGAGGAAGAAATAACTGAGGAAGAAGAAGAAGTTGTTGTTGACACAGAAACTTATCCCGACTGGACTGAACTAACTCACAGTAATGATGCAGAACTGGATTACAATACTGTATTCAACCAAAACGAAGTATTGCGTTTCGATATTAAAATAGACTCAGACGATTGGTCGGATATGCAATCCGATTTATCCTCGAACCTTAGCAGCAATTCGAGACCCGGGCAAACTACAAGCAGTGATTTCGATCCTATTTGGGTACCTTGTACATTCTCTTTTAATGATACCGATTGGTACCATGTAGGCATCCGTTACAAAGGAAATTCAAGTTTGCAGTCGGCTTATCAATCAGGAAATAAAAAACTCTCTTTTAAATTGGATTTCGACGAGTTCGAAGATGATTATCCATCATTAAAAAATCAGCGTTTTTACGGATTTAAACAATTAAATCTAAACAACAATTTCGATGATGAATCATTAATGAGAGAAAAAGTAGGTGCCGATTTATTTCGCGAATTCGGTTTGGCATCAGCACAAACTACTTTTTGTATCGTGTATGTTGACAACGGTTCTGGCTCACAATATTATGGAGTTTATACTTTAGTTGAAGAGGTTGATGATACCGTAATAGAAACACAGTTTACCGACGACAGCGGCAACCTTTACAAACCCGATGGAGATGCAGCTTCTTTTGCTCAAGGCACTTACGACGAGGATGAAATGGAAAAGAAAACCAACGAAGACGAAGCCGATTATTCCGACGTAAAATCTTTATACACCATTATTAACAGCAGCGACAGAACCAGCGATGTGGCACAATGGAAAACCAATTTGGAATCGGTATTTAATGTTGATGGATTTTTAAAATGGCTGGCTGCCAATACAGTCATTCAAAACTGGGATACCTATGGTAACATGACCCACAACTATTTTCTTTACAACGATGCCGATAGCGGTCTGCTAACCTGGATTCCCTGGGACAACAATGAAGCTTTGCAGGATGGGAAACAAAGTGGTGCATTAAGCCTTTCGCTTAGCGAAGTAAGCTCCAGCTGGCCTTTAATTAAATACATTGTAGCCGACGATGAGTACAAAGCAACATATCAGGAGTACTTACAACAATTTATTAATGAAGTATTTATTCCATCGGAAATGAGTGCCACCTATGAAAGCTATTACAATATGATTAAAGATTATGCTTATGCCGAAGAATCGGGATACTCTTACATTAGTTACGATTCTCAGTTCGATCAGGCAGTGGAAACTCTAAAAACACACGCACAAACAAGAAACGATGCTGTAAATTCTTATCTAAATTAAAGATAGTAATATATGAAAATCAAAACAATACTATATTTATTAACTCTCTGCTTAGTTCTATCAACTTACACATCATGTAGTAGGGATGCGGAAGAAGAAGAATTAAGCGAGAGTTATTCTGGAGAAGACAACACCGAAGATAGTGTTGACAGTGGAGATGGTGAAGAATACTCCAGTGATGTTCACGACCAAGAAGAAGATTATATATGGAACAGTGAAGATGTAATTTCTATTGTTTTGAACGGATCCTCCATTTCCTGCGAATCGGATCAGGTAGATATCAACGAAAGTGTGGCTACAATTAAAGCGGCAGGATCCTACTCCATCAGCGGAAGCTTATCCGACGGACAAATAATGGTTGATTCGGATGATGAAGAAATTGTAAGACTGATTTTAAACGGAGCAGAAATCAACTGCTCCAACAATCCTGCGATCTACATTAAAAATGCCGAGAAGGCTATGATCGTTCTTGCAAGTGGAACCAGCAACACAGTTAGCGATGGTGCCTCCTATGCCGATGAAGATTGTAATGCTGCCATTTACAGCGAAGACGATCTAAGCATTTACGGAGAAGGTTCTCTTGTGGTGAATGGAAACTACAACGATGCTATCACTGGTAAGGATGGTTTAATCATTACCAGTGGTAATATCACGGTAAACGCTGTTGATGATGGCATTCGTGGAAAAGATTACCTAATTATTTACGATGGAACCATCAATATTACTTCCGATGGAGATGGATTAAAATCGGATAATGAAGAATACAGCACTGCCGGATATATTTCCATTGCGAAAGCAAGCATAGAAGTAAATGCATTGGGCGATGCCATAACGGCCGAAACAAACGTTACCATTTACTCAGGAAATCTTACTCTCACATCGGGAAATGGCAGTACATTTAGTACAGGTACCGATTCTTCGAAAGGAATTAAAGCCGGATCGGCCATTGAAATAATTGGCGGAAATATAAAGGTAAACTCAGCCGACGATGCCATTCATTCCGATGGAAGTATAAAAATTCAGGATGTAACACTTGAAATTTCTTCGGCCGACGATGGAATTCATGCCGAAACAGATCTTAATATTATATCGGGATACATTGATATTAGCGATAGTTACGAAGGAATAGAAAGTGCCGAAGGAAGCATTACAATAGACAATGGCGAAATTTATATTGTTTCGAGCGATGATGGTATTAATGTGGCTGCAGGAGGCGGAACCTCGGGTCGTACAAAATCGACCAGTTCCTGTGCTCTTAATATTTACGACGGCCTTATTGTTGTTGATGCAGGTGGCGATGGTTTAGATTCCAACGACGACATTAACATGAGCGATGGAACTGTAATTGTAAGTGGATCGACAGCCAGCTCGAACAGCGCATTAGATTACGACGGCACTTACTCTATGAGTGGAGGTTTAATGGCTGCTACAGGTACAAAAAACATGGCAGAAGCGCCAAGTTCTTCTTCCACGCAATATTCGGTGCTGATTAATTTCAGTAACACACAATCGGCAGAAACGATGATTCACATTGTGAATACAAACGGAGAAGAAGTACTAAGTTTATCGCCCGTAAAAGCATATCAGTCTCTGGCCTTTTCCTCTCCTAAGCTGGAAAAAGGTGAATCCTACGAAATCTATTTGGGAGGTAACTATCTCGATGGTTCAGAAGAGAATGGATTGTACTCCGGAGGAAATTATATTGAAGGAAGTAAATACACAAGTTTTACCATATCATCTAACGTAACAAATGTCTATTAAATTTTAGTTAGTAAAATATGTTTTGAATCAAAGGCTCCGACAATTTGTTGGAGCTTTTATTATAATAAAAAGCCTAACAATGTAAAACTGTCAGGCTTTTGTACAATTTAGAAAATATTACTTCACAAACTCCACCAAACCAAATCTGTTGGGTTGGTGTACATTTTTGCTAATATCGTAAATTGGAAAAATAGTTGAGGTTGATCGACGCTCTCCTTTCGCATCATTTCTATCCTGTCGCACTGCAAGAAAAGCCCATTTATTGCCTGCTTTCACAGGGGTAAAATTAACTCCTTTAAGTATGCTTAGAGGAATAGCCATTTCCATGGTCCAGCCTTTATCAATATCCGAATTATCGTTGAGAGTTCCCTGAATAGAGCATGCTATTTTATAATCGGGATTATAGGCTTTCACCACCATGGCTTCACCTTTGCAGATATCATTCAAATAAATAAAATCGTTAGCTGTTTTATATAGATTCAGTTCAAAACCAAAGTGCATATTCAGGCTATCGGGAGCAGGAATCAGGAATATTTCGGCACAGTCGTCGTAGTAAGGAGCTCCGTCGCGTTGTGTTTCGCGAGCAGTAATATACCTATCCTTGCATTGGAAAAATACATACAAATTCTCCTCATCCCATAGCATACGAAAAATTGTCTCCTGTTTATCCGATTCTTTTTCGATCTTGTAATAATAATTAAGCGAACGGCTCTCTGCCTTGTGCCAAGCCTGTTCGCCCATATTTCCATCCACCACAATTTTCTCTTTATTTCTGTGTGCTTTATACAGCTCCTGCTCGCCTAACACCAGTTTTTTCTGAGCGAACAAAGCAGGTACTAACAACAAAAAAGCTATTGAGAAAATCCCTATTTTTTTTACCGCCATAATTAAATTCATGTACTTTTTAGTTTTATTTGGACTTACTTTCTTTCCAAACCCTAAAGTAATTCACTTTATATTTACCATCCAAACGCTTATTATCGGGCAATGCACCAAACCATTTGTTCGATTCACAATTAAAATTAACCTCTAATGGTTGATGCCAATGAGTATTTTCGGCTTCACGAAACAAAATACCATCGATATAAAAACGAATATACTCTGGAGTCCACTCCAGGCCCCAAGTATGATAATCTTTTTGTAACTCTTTTGGAAAATAGTACTTTTTTGTTCTTGAGAAATGTTTTTTCACATCACCTTTATCTTTGGGTGCACGAAACACATGAATATTGGAATTAAGATCATGCCGATTGTAATACAATCCGGGAGCATTCTCACAAATATCAATCTCTGTCCACCAGTCGCGGCTCACATTTGTCATCCAAAATCCCGAAACCCAGGGAGCATCCATCAATTTCGCTTCCGCCTCGAAATATCCATACAAAAATTTCTGCTTACTTTTTATAAATCCTGTTGAATGGGTAAATCCTTCGGGAAGCTTTTCATTTCCATGCTGATTAACTCGAATCACCAAATTTCCATTTTCCAAATTCACATTCGATCCGTGGAAATAGGTTGGCTGTCGTCCTTTCCAGCCTGGATTATTTGGATACCATCTTTTTTCATTCAATTTTTTATTATTAAACTCATCGCAGAATTTTTCCAGCTTCTTCCACCCTGTTTTATTTTGCTGATCGGATAAAGGAAAATCCGTATTTATCCTTTTAGCCCTATTTTCAAGTTTTACAGAGTCTACATATTTTTTGGACGGAATAGTTAAATCCTGAGAATAAGCTGCTCCTGTAAACCCAATTACAAAAGCCAGTATTGTAATAGTTTTAAACCTCATTTTAGTAATGCTTTAGTTGAATAATCACTACTCCATTTGCCGCTCTACCTCCGTATTCAGCAGCCTCATTCCCAATAAGAACTTCAACATTCTTTACCTGCGCAGGATTTATGCCTGAAATATCTTCTGTAATAACTCCATCTACAACAATTAAAGCCTCTGTTCCTGAAGTTAGAGAATTTGGTCCTCGAGAAGTAAGATATACAGTTTGAACACCGTTAACACTTTCAATTTTAGCCGATGGATATACATATTGAATTAACTGAGAAATAGAAGACATCCTATCGAAATTATTGTTCTCATCCATAAGCTTAGCGATACAATAATCCAATCGTTCTTCCGACATATTTTTATTCTTAATCACATTATAATACGAGCTTTCGTTATCGATATAAAGAAGATTAATCGTTGTATCCTGTTCGCCTTTAATACGAATAGATTGTCCTACAAAACCATCAACTTTAAATTTCAAAACATCCTTTTTCGATTTTACTTCTATTGTAAAATTACCTTGAAAATCGGTAAGTGTTTTCTTTTTACTTTTCGAAGCCGATACTTCCACATTATTTACTGGATACTTTTTAAAAGCAATTACTTTTCCTTTTAGACTATGTGTTTGAGCCTGCAGGTTACCAAATATCAAAGACATTAAAAACACAATAATACCAAGTTTTATTCTCATAGTTTAGGTTTTATTATTGATTAAATCAATATTTTTCTATTCTTATTTATAGACAAATCTTCATCCTACTATTCGTATAAAACATGTAAGATGAAAATACTATTTTGCTGTAAGCAAGTTAAAAACTACTATTTTCTACTTTGCGATTGTTCTCTTATTTTTCGGATCTTTTCAGCCAGTTTTTTAGCCAATTTAGGTTTTGTGTTGGCAAGGTTATTTTGTTCCTTAGGATCCTCTTCCAAATTATACAGTTGAGCTTTATTACTCAATCCGCTTTCTATGCTCTTAATATCCATAATCCATTCGCCTTTATTTTCCGATGGCTCGATATATTTCCACTTTCCTTCACGAATAGATAAAGCATAAGCCTCTTCTATTAATTCGGCTCTACCTTTTTGGTCTTTACCCAAATAAGCATCTAAATGATTAAAGCTATCGGGAGCTTCTCCATCTTTTAAATCGTAATTTAACATAGCAGCAATGGAAGCATAAATATCCACATGCCCAATTAAGGCATTACTGGTTTGGCCTTTTTTAATTTTATTTGGCCAATATGCAATAGTAGGCACACGAGTTCCTGCTTCGTAGCAAGAGTATTTTCCACCTCGATAAATTCCTCCGGGTTTATGATCACCTAATAATTCTTCTGCTTTATCTGAGTATCCATCATTTAAAACGGGTCCATTATCCGACGAAAAAATAATTAAAGTATTATTTAACACTCCTTTAATTTTTAAATAATCGACCAATTGCCCAGTGAAATAATCCATTTGAGCAATGGCATCGCCACGAACTCCCATTGTACTTTTTCCTGCAAAACGTAAATCTGGCATTCGCGGAACATGAATATCATGAAAAGCAAAATACAAGAAAAATGGGGTATTCTGATTTTGGTCGATAAAATTTCTGGCTTTCGAAAGCATTTGGTAAGGAATTGTTTCATCTTTCCAGCGGGCAGCATTACCTCCAGTCATATATCCAATGCGGCTTACATCATTAACAATGGTTTTTCCATGCTGATTATCGGCACCATATCGTAATAAATCCGGATTTTCTATTCCTGTAGGATCTGTTCCTACTTTTCCATCGTAACTCACTGTTATTGGATCGTTCTTATCAAGACCAAGTACTTTATGATTTTCTACCAAAACACAAGGCACTCGATCCCCAGTTGCCGGAATCAGATAAGAATAATCGAAACCAATTTCTAAGGGACCAGGCTTTACAGCTCCATTCCAATCTACATTACCATTACCTAAACCCAAATGCCATTTCCCAATTACTGCAGTTTTGTAACCATTTTTTTGCAACATTGAAGGAAGAGTTGGTGTTCCTGGTTCAATTAATAAAGGAGCATCGCCCTTAAGAACAGCTGCATTTTTTCTGAATGCATAACTTCCTGTTAGCAATGAATATCTTGATGGTGTACAAGTAGCAGCCGAGCAGTGAGCATCGGTAAACAAAATACCACCCTCTGCTAACTTATCAACATTAGGTGTTTCTACTCCTTTAGCTCCAGTACAGGATAAATCGCCATATCCTAAATCATCAACATAAACCACAACAATATTAGGCTTTTGAAAATCGACCTTTTGCTGTGCTCCAACCATTGTACTTACACCTACTAAGGCTGTAAAAGCCATAGAATATATTATGCATTGTCTCCAGTTCATTACTTCTTTTTATTTATTGGTTCGATAATTAATATTGCATCAGCTTTTCCATACCAAGGCGATTCAAAATCTTGCTTTTTACTAATTTTAGTTACTTTACTAAATTCTCCGCTTAAGGTATTCATCCATTGAACAGATATAGATTCGCACTCCCTAAACAAAAATTCGGCACGAAACTTATAACTCTCTTTAGGCACATAAAATAAATAGTGAGTATCACTTTTCAAACAATATCCTGCCTGATTATGCCAAGGTGCTGGCTTAAACTCGCTAAAATCGAATTTTGAAAACAACTTAGTCATGTGTTTAAAATACTCAAACTTAGGTTTAATAAAACCTTCGGGCTGCTGATAAGGATTATGAATTATCACATTCCAGCTAGCAGCCTGCCAGTAGTAAGTAGAATAAACACCAGCAAATAAACACTGATAGTTTCTTTTTAAACATACTTCCGGATCGATATAACTACCCACAAACACCTCATAAGGAGCATCTTCGTATCCACCATGTTCTATATTAAACACAGGTTTATCTTTGTACTTATTATGATCGTTAAGCATATTGCTGTAAAGAGAATAAGTCCAGTCTTGTCGGGATATAAAATCGACCGAATCGGCATGGCGTTTACAAAAACCATAATCGTGAACCGTTACCAATCTCTTAAAAGCATTTCCTTTTCGCAATCTGTCAATTCGCTCTAATATATAATTATCGTCTGCTCTTCCATAGTAAAGTGCCTCTTTCGAAACATCCCACATTACATTTGGAAAAGCTCCGTAGCGTTTTACCACATAATCGTAATACATGTTGTCGGCTTCGGAATTCATATCGGGCCATGCCACCAGCTTGTTCCATACATAAATCATAAGATGAGCAACAATATCCTTATCGTGCATAAGAGCAATGGTTCTGTCTAGTTTTTTAAAAAAATCAACATTAAGACTCGAATAATCAGGATTTTCGTTATTGCCCAGAAAAGGGAAGATATCTTTAGGAGCACCATATTCATGTTCCGGATTATTTGCTAACTTCTCATCTTTTTTCCAGCTAACATCGTAAGAAAACACATTCATTACTACTTGATTAAAACCATTTTCATTCAGAAGATTTAATAAGTGTTCGGTTTTTGGCAAGACTTTTTCGTTATGATAATCTAAAGCATACAACCAATCGCATTCGAAAGCTGTTAGAAAATAATGATCGCCATTCTCGTAAAAAAAATGCTTTGGCTTTTCAGGATTTAGCACTACTCCACCTTTATGATTCCTGCTTGTTTCGTTGCTAACAATTAATTTTCCTTTTTTGCCATTAAGGTTTTTAATTTCGGAACTAGTACGGTAGCTCCAATTTCCAGCTTCAGATGCTGAAAAACGAATCACCCAATTTTTATCTCCATTATAAAAGCCCGGAACTTTTACTAGCTTACCATTCGGATCGGTAAACTCTGCAATAAAATTAACAACAAAGGGATTTTTGTTGTTGGGATTCGCTTTAAAAGCAATATCAATAACTTCCCATTTTTTCAGGATAGTATTTTTCTTTGAATATTTTACAGTTTTTATCCCAGCCTGAATCGAATTAAAATAAATTAATCCTAACAGTATAAATACAAATTTTTTAATCGTAAACATAGAAAATTGTGTAATCGGTTAATATATTTTCAAAATTACGCAAGCTTAATCTCTAGTAACGGGATAGAATCCCACGAAAACAGGGGGCATTTAAAAACACAAAACAAGTAATAGTCCAAACACACTGTTTTAATGCTAATTACAAAACATATCAATTCTTATACTTAGAACTTAACAAACTGAATTTAGCCTAATAAAGTTTGGCTAAAAATTGCGAAATTGCAGTTTGTATTTATCAATCAAACTTAATTTATAAACATGAAGTATTTTTTAACTTTAGTACTATCGGCATTTATTTTTGCCTCTTGTAATAAGTTGCCCGAACAAATTGATGTTTTACCTGCATCTGATGCTTTAAACTATATGGGACGAACGGTATGGACTGCAGATTCAACAATATCAGGCTTGTGTTGGTCGGGAGCTTCTGTTTC
This genomic interval from uncultured Marinifilum sp. contains the following:
- a CDS encoding CotH kinase family protein, whose product is MKNKYIYLLAILMATSFACRDDESVEEVTEEEITEEEEEVVVDTETYPDWTELTHSNDAELDYNTVFNQNEVLRFDIKIDSDDWSDMQSDLSSNLSSNSRPGQTTSSDFDPIWVPCTFSFNDTDWYHVGIRYKGNSSLQSAYQSGNKKLSFKLDFDEFEDDYPSLKNQRFYGFKQLNLNNNFDDESLMREKVGADLFREFGLASAQTTFCIVYVDNGSGSQYYGVYTLVEEVDDTVIETQFTDDSGNLYKPDGDAASFAQGTYDEDEMEKKTNEDEADYSDVKSLYTIINSSDRTSDVAQWKTNLESVFNVDGFLKWLAANTVIQNWDTYGNMTHNYFLYNDADSGLLTWIPWDNNEALQDGKQSGALSLSLSEVSSSWPLIKYIVADDEYKATYQEYLQQFINEVFIPSEMSATYESYYNMIKDYAYAEESGYSYISYDSQFDQAVETLKTHAQTRNDAVNSYLN
- a CDS encoding carbohydrate-binding family 9-like protein; the encoded protein is MNLIMAVKKIGIFSIAFLLLVPALFAQKKLVLGEQELYKAHRNKEKIVVDGNMGEQAWHKAESRSLNYYYKIEKESDKQETIFRMLWDEENLYVFFQCKDRYITARETQRDGAPYYDDCAEIFLIPAPDSLNMHFGFELNLYKTANDFIYLNDICKGEAMVVKAYNPDYKIACSIQGTLNDNSDIDKGWTMEMAIPLSILKGVNFTPVKAGNKWAFLAVRQDRNDAKGERRSTSTIFPIYDISKNVHQPNRFGLVEFVK
- a CDS encoding DUF5060 domain-containing protein, whose amino-acid sequence is MFTIKKFVFILLGLIYFNSIQAGIKTVKYSKKNTILKKWEVIDIAFKANPNNKNPFVVNFIAEFTDPNGKLVKVPGFYNGDKNWVIRFSASEAGNWSYRTSSEIKNLNGKKGKLIVSNETSRNHKGGVVLNPEKPKHFFYENGDHYFLTAFECDWLYALDYHNEKVLPKTEHLLNLLNENGFNQVVMNVFSYDVSWKKDEKLANNPEHEYGAPKDIFPFLGNNENPDYSSLNVDFFKKLDRTIALMHDKDIVAHLMIYVWNKLVAWPDMNSEADNMYYDYVVKRYGAFPNVMWDVSKEALYYGRADDNYILERIDRLRKGNAFKRLVTVHDYGFCKRHADSVDFISRQDWTYSLYSNMLNDHNKYKDKPVFNIEHGGYEDAPYEVFVGSYIDPEVCLKRNYQCLFAGVYSTYYWQAASWNVIIHNPYQQPEGFIKPKFEYFKHMTKLFSKFDFSEFKPAPWHNQAGYCLKSDTHYLFYVPKESYKFRAEFLFRECESISVQWMNTLSGEFSKVTKISKKQDFESPWYGKADAILIIEPINKKK
- a CDS encoding DUF4956 domain-containing protein → MLDLLQITDTIQNAIPAVSEVTSWEEELRFLGIKIINVGDFTELIVRFIFNTALIFAVTHGMYAKNSSRKDFYFSYLAIGVIVFLLCFLLNSVKLELGFALGLFAIFGIIRYRTDAIPIKEMTYLFIIIGISVMNALSNKKVSYAELMLTNTLIIAGLWFLEKRLMLKQEKSIKLIYEKIENVNTENHEAMMTDFQERTGINISRFEIEKIDFLRDVAEITLYYNVNGQNK
- a CDS encoding DUF2490 domain-containing protein — protein: MKKYIIITHSLILLLLIMVFPVKAQEVENDFQARTSLSLSTKLSKKLKLSFSPELRFDDSFSIDKTVLEGAASYKLIKNLSLGAAYRFYSNKRETKSTEYYSRYDLSLKYKKSFNRFEPSLKVSYANYSDDDAESDVLRYKAAVEYDIKKSKFTPYAGLEAFQETSNSELLKMRYFVGSDYKINKKNYININYKFDYFQNEYKNKHIVSIGYKLKF
- a CDS encoding polyphosphate polymerase domain-containing protein, yielding MNTTHFGSITLGEMDQVKLMNRTDTKYWFNSNRLPALLQMVKDNYFLLHIDGESQLPYSTTYFDTENNKMFAAHHNGKLNRFKIRKRSYVNSGISFLESKFKNNKGRTIKKRIPCTTPNGSFNSTECEFIDMVTPFSTSELKPSLINRFSRLTLVNKNFRERCTIDLNLEFETKDKVVPLNNLVIVEIKADGKSSASPLALALRESRIKTSGFSKYCVGRSITDPQLKINAFKPKIRKIEKVIQTNIHLI
- a CDS encoding family 16 glycosylhydrolase, with the protein product MRFKTITILAFVIGFTGAAYSQDLTIPSKKYVDSVKLENRAKRINTDFPLSDQQNKTGWKKLEKFCDEFNNKKLNEKRWYPNNPGWKGRQPTYFHGSNVNLENGNLVIRVNQHGNEKLPEGFTHSTGFIKSKQKFLYGYFEAEAKLMDAPWVSGFWMTNVSRDWWTEIDICENAPGLYYNRHDLNSNIHVFRAPKDKGDVKKHFSRTKKYYFPKELQKDYHTWGLEWTPEYIRFYIDGILFREAENTHWHQPLEVNFNCESNKWFGALPDNKRLDGKYKVNYFRVWKESKSK
- a CDS encoding sulfatase-like hydrolase/transferase, with product MNWRQCIIYSMAFTALVGVSTMVGAQQKVDFQKPNIVVVYVDDLGYGDLSCTGAKGVETPNVDKLAEGGILFTDAHCSAATCTPSRYSLLTGSYAFRKNAAVLKGDAPLLIEPGTPTLPSMLQKNGYKTAVIGKWHLGLGNGNVDWNGAVKPGPLEIGFDYSYLIPATGDRVPCVLVENHKVLGLDKNDPITVSYDGKVGTDPTGIENPDLLRYGADNQHGKTIVNDVSRIGYMTGGNAARWKDETIPYQMLSKARNFIDQNQNTPFFLYFAFHDIHVPRMPDLRFAGKSTMGVRGDAIAQMDYFTGQLVDYLKIKGVLNNTLIIFSSDNGPVLNDGYSDKAEELLGDHKPGGIYRGGKYSCYEAGTRVPTIAYWPNKIKKGQTSNALIGHVDIYASIAAMLNYDLKDGEAPDSFNHLDAYLGKDQKGRAELIEEAYALSIREGKWKYIEPSENKGEWIMDIKSIESGLSNKAQLYNLEEDPKEQNNLANTKPKLAKKLAEKIRKIREQSQSRK
- a CDS encoding carbohydrate-binding domain-containing protein; protein product: MKIKTILYLLTLCLVLSTYTSCSRDAEEEELSESYSGEDNTEDSVDSGDGEEYSSDVHDQEEDYIWNSEDVISIVLNGSSISCESDQVDINESVATIKAAGSYSISGSLSDGQIMVDSDDEEIVRLILNGAEINCSNNPAIYIKNAEKAMIVLASGTSNTVSDGASYADEDCNAAIYSEDDLSIYGEGSLVVNGNYNDAITGKDGLIITSGNITVNAVDDGIRGKDYLIIYDGTINITSDGDGLKSDNEEYSTAGYISIAKASIEVNALGDAITAETNVTIYSGNLTLTSGNGSTFSTGTDSSKGIKAGSAIEIIGGNIKVNSADDAIHSDGSIKIQDVTLEISSADDGIHAETDLNIISGYIDISDSYEGIESAEGSITIDNGEIYIVSSDDGINVAAGGGTSGRTKSTSSCALNIYDGLIVVDAGGDGLDSNDDINMSDGTVIVSGSTASSNSALDYDGTYSMSGGLMAATGTKNMAEAPSSSSTQYSVLINFSNTQSAETMIHIVNTNGEEVLSLSPVKAYQSLAFSSPKLEKGESYEIYLGGNYLDGSEENGLYSGGNYIEGSKYTSFTISSNVTNVY
- a CDS encoding carboxypeptidase-like regulatory domain-containing protein, which translates into the protein MRIKLGIIVFLMSLIFGNLQAQTHSLKGKVIAFKKYPVNNVEVSASKSKKKTLTDFQGNFTIEVKSKKDVLKFKVDGFVGQSIRIKGEQDTTINLLYIDNESSYYNVIKNKNMSEERLDYCIAKLMDENNNFDRMSSISQLIQYVYPSAKIESVNGVQTVYLTSRGPNSLTSGTEALIVVDGVITEDISGINPAQVKNVEVLIGNEAAEYGGRAANGVVIIQLKHY